A region from the Pseudomonas sp. KU26590 genome encodes:
- a CDS encoding molecular chaperone produces MSNLSLPLLLRAPVPTQSSLSFCDATPKDLKRWIATLPKANLGEMARQLYQGLGELNQLLTPSDNRMQLLELLRPEVFFVCKHLERHFLNQSVVLEERPRKVANLCQALQNHLAIGYKQIIARVAVKLSKDRIGLLTTALQRALGCLNGPLIRANQLYCPVQDGLWLELHQIYQIARQHQLHNVPVADSLAHNIQAMSVEQTYIVALLMGCSRCNQMRQHNIGKLAEALDAWSAMVTLQQPLDSNSLYAVSPGTDTAPRYAALYDDDLRPGLLGIDPRPLSAALELYTQTPVEERSKSALKVPAGLSIDVLQHLAAAWGDVSERAFQRTPGQGNLTVCVGMSALHYYVGGQQSFSDLLHISTLSRVVDYTLQPLKPAKLDPWAQTADVQRNGTSDSMLPFEEIEYKSDDAEGHAASDGQKSFPTYALHIVNHSPGGYCLAWPKEVPDQLQAGEMIGIQDHGHGWSIAVVRWVRQVRGGGMQMGVELIAPFAQACGMQLTRAEQSSQFLRALLLPEVRAIDVPATVIAPRLPFEDGSKVLINTSGEQRSASLSNRRATTGSYNQFEYQILEGPKKVTAPDAGGPEQEFDSLWTVL; encoded by the coding sequence ATGAGTAATTTAAGCCTCCCACTGTTGTTGCGCGCACCTGTGCCGACGCAGTCGAGCCTGTCGTTCTGTGACGCGACGCCCAAAGACCTCAAGCGCTGGATCGCCACGCTGCCCAAGGCCAATCTCGGCGAGATGGCACGTCAGCTCTATCAAGGGCTCGGCGAACTGAACCAGCTGCTCACCCCCAGCGACAACCGCATGCAGCTCCTCGAATTGCTTCGCCCGGAAGTCTTTTTCGTGTGCAAGCACCTGGAGCGTCACTTCCTGAACCAGTCCGTGGTGCTCGAAGAGCGCCCGCGCAAAGTGGCCAATTTGTGCCAGGCCCTGCAAAACCATCTGGCCATTGGTTACAAACAGATCATCGCGCGGGTCGCCGTCAAGCTCAGCAAGGACCGTATCGGTCTGCTGACCACCGCCCTTCAACGCGCGCTCGGTTGCCTGAACGGCCCGCTGATCCGTGCCAACCAGCTTTACTGTCCCGTGCAGGACGGCTTGTGGCTGGAGCTGCACCAGATTTATCAGATCGCCCGTCAGCACCAACTGCACAACGTGCCCGTTGCCGATAGCCTCGCTCATAACATCCAGGCGATGAGCGTAGAACAGACCTACATCGTTGCTCTGCTGATGGGTTGTTCGCGCTGCAATCAGATGCGCCAGCACAACATCGGCAAACTGGCCGAGGCGCTGGATGCGTGGAGCGCGATGGTCACGCTGCAGCAGCCGCTGGACAGTAACAGCCTGTACGCAGTGTCGCCGGGTACGGACACGGCGCCGCGTTACGCCGCGCTGTACGACGACGATCTACGGCCGGGTTTGCTCGGCATCGACCCCCGGCCTCTGTCGGCTGCACTGGAGCTCTATACCCAGACGCCTGTCGAAGAACGCTCCAAGTCTGCGCTGAAAGTACCGGCAGGGTTGTCCATTGACGTCCTGCAACACCTTGCCGCCGCTTGGGGTGATGTGTCGGAACGCGCGTTCCAGCGCACGCCAGGGCAAGGCAACCTGACCGTTTGCGTGGGCATGAGCGCTTTGCATTATTACGTCGGCGGTCAGCAGTCCTTCAGCGACCTGTTGCACATTTCGACGCTGTCACGAGTCGTCGACTACACGCTGCAGCCCTTGAAGCCGGCCAAACTTGATCCGTGGGCGCAGACAGCGGACGTCCAGCGCAACGGCACTTCGGACAGCATGCTGCCGTTCGAGGAAATCGAATACAAAAGCGATGACGCTGAAGGCCATGCGGCGTCCGACGGGCAAAAAAGCTTTCCCACTTATGCGCTGCACATTGTCAATCACAGCCCGGGCGGTTACTGCCTGGCGTGGCCAAAAGAAGTACCGGATCAGCTGCAGGCCGGTGAGATGATCGGCATTCAGGACCACGGCCACGGCTGGAGCATCGCGGTGGTGCGCTGGGTCAGGCAGGTTCGTGGCGGTGGCATGCAGATGGGCGTTGAACTGATTGCGCCGTTTGCTCAGGCCTGCGGCATGCAGCTGACACGGGCCGAGCAGAGCAGTCAGTTTCTGCGCGCTCTGCTGCTGCCGGAAGTTCGCGCCATTGATGTGCCCGCCACTGTTATCGCCCCGCGCCTGCCGTTCGAGGACGGCTCAAAGGTGCTGATCAACACCAGTGGCGAGCAGCGAAGCGCCAGCCTGAGCAATCGCCGGGCGACGACGGGCAGCTACAACCAGTTTGAATATCAGATTCTTGAAGGGCCGAAAAAGGTCACCGCGCCAGACGCCGGCGGTCCGGAGCAGGAATTCGACTCGCTGTGGACGGTGCTCTGA
- the serB gene encoding phosphoserine phosphatase SerB encodes MREIVLINITGEDRPGLTAAITGVLAQGGVNILDIGQAVIHDALSFGLLVEIPDTEAGAAVRQNVQATVDQLGQQVRFTLVSEADYQHWVDGQGKARHIVTLLTRKVTAEQLQTVSAITAKYGLNIDRIDRLSGRMPLDMPTEKSKGCIEFSVRGEPVDPQQMQAEFLHVAQELNVDIAFQQDSLFRRNRRLAVFDMDSTLIEAEVIDELAKAHGVGERVSEITERAMRGELDFRASFKERLALLKGLDVKVLDEIGASLRLTEGAETLFAELKRLGYKTAILSGGFTYFARQLQAKLGIDYIFANELEVVDGKCTGNAIEPIVDAQRKADLLRELASKEGLSLEQTIAVGDGANDLPMLAIAGLGVAFRAKPLVKQSAKQAISTLGLDGVLYLLGFRDREGRSA; translated from the coding sequence TTGCGCGAAATCGTCCTGATAAACATCACCGGTGAAGACCGTCCGGGTCTCACTGCGGCCATCACGGGTGTGCTGGCCCAAGGCGGCGTGAACATTCTCGACATCGGTCAGGCGGTGATTCACGACGCCCTGTCATTCGGCCTGCTGGTCGAGATTCCCGACACCGAAGCAGGCGCGGCAGTGCGCCAGAACGTGCAGGCGACCGTCGACCAACTGGGTCAGCAAGTGCGCTTTACCCTCGTGTCCGAAGCCGACTATCAGCACTGGGTCGACGGTCAGGGCAAGGCGCGACACATCGTGACGCTGCTGACGCGCAAAGTCACCGCCGAGCAGCTGCAAACGGTCAGTGCGATCACCGCGAAATACGGCTTGAACATCGACCGCATCGACCGGCTTTCCGGGCGTATGCCGCTGGATATGCCCACCGAGAAGAGCAAGGGTTGCATCGAGTTTTCCGTGCGCGGCGAGCCGGTCGATCCTCAGCAGATGCAGGCCGAATTCCTCCACGTTGCCCAGGAGCTGAACGTCGATATCGCGTTCCAGCAGGACTCACTGTTCCGCCGCAACCGTCGTCTGGCGGTGTTCGACATGGATTCGACGCTGATCGAAGCCGAGGTCATCGACGAACTGGCCAAAGCCCACGGCGTCGGCGAGCGCGTGTCGGAGATCACCGAGCGCGCCATGCGCGGCGAACTGGACTTCCGCGCCAGTTTCAAGGAGCGACTGGCGCTGCTCAAAGGCCTGGATGTGAAGGTGCTGGACGAGATCGGCGCCTCGCTGCGTTTGACCGAAGGCGCTGAAACGCTGTTCGCCGAACTCAAGCGACTGGGTTACAAGACCGCCATCCTGTCGGGCGGTTTCACCTACTTCGCTCGCCAGTTGCAGGCCAAACTGGGCATCGACTACATCTTCGCCAACGAGCTGGAAGTGGTGGACGGCAAGTGCACGGGCAACGCGATCGAGCCGATCGTCGACGCCCAGCGCAAGGCCGATCTGCTGCGCGAACTCGCCAGCAAGGAAGGGTTGAGTCTGGAGCAGACGATTGCAGTGGGCGATGGCGCCAATGACCTGCCGATGCTCGCCATCGCCGGCCTGGGTGTGGCGTTCCGCGCCAAGCCGCTGGTCAAGCAGTCGGCAAAGCAGGCCATCTCGACGCTGGGCCTGGACGGCGTGCTGTATTTGCTGGGGTTCCGCGACCGGGAAGGGCGCAGCGCTTAA
- a CDS encoding PqiC family protein, with amino-acid sequence MNFLRVPCVLLLTGVLGLAGCSVHQPTSLYQLDSGDPGQPKHTGGVAVLLGPVAIADYLQRETLLQRQPDGSLKASTDGRWAGSLSSDIDQLLLRQLAWKLDSQRVVMAPAAASFTPDVQVVLSITRLDSGEKQPAVLDAQWRLLDRRGNVRDSKLIHLEEPHAGSSAAQVKAQGILLQRLADKLSVAVKPIASQPYVADVPKKATAPAKTRTDQDKPKIPMASPIRTDMEVFRF; translated from the coding sequence ATGAATTTTCTACGTGTTCCCTGTGTTCTGTTGTTGACCGGCGTTCTGGGTTTGGCCGGGTGCAGCGTTCATCAGCCCACGTCGCTCTATCAGTTGGACAGCGGCGACCCTGGGCAACCGAAACACACCGGCGGGGTCGCAGTTTTGCTGGGCCCTGTCGCGATTGCTGACTATCTGCAACGTGAAACATTGTTGCAGCGTCAGCCGGACGGCAGCCTCAAGGCGTCCACTGATGGCCGCTGGGCCGGCAGTTTGTCCTCGGATATCGATCAACTGCTTCTGCGCCAATTGGCCTGGAAGCTCGACAGTCAACGTGTGGTCATGGCGCCTGCCGCGGCCAGTTTCACACCGGATGTCCAGGTGGTGCTGTCCATCACCCGCCTGGATTCAGGCGAGAAGCAGCCGGCAGTATTGGACGCTCAGTGGCGTTTGCTCGACCGTCGCGGCAATGTGCGCGACAGCAAGCTGATTCACTTGGAAGAACCGCACGCAGGCTCTTCAGCTGCGCAGGTGAAGGCTCAAGGGATTTTGCTGCAGCGCCTGGCGGACAAGCTGAGCGTCGCGGTCAAGCCCATCGCCAGCCAGCCGTATGTGGCGGACGTGCCCAAGAAGGCCACAGCGCCGGCGAAAACCCGCACCGACCAGGACAAGCCTAAGATCCCGATGGCATCACCGATCCGCACGGATATGGAAGTGTTCCGCTTCTAG